The Haemorhous mexicanus isolate bHaeMex1 chromosome 8, bHaeMex1.pri, whole genome shotgun sequence genome includes a window with the following:
- the STAT1 gene encoding signal transducer and activator of transcription 1-alpha/beta codes for MSQWYQLQQLDSKFLEQVHQLYDDSFPMEIRQYLAQWLENQDWEHAANNISFATLLFHELLSQLDDQFSRFLIENNFLLQHNIRKSKRNLQDNFQEDPIHMAMIIHNCLKEERKILNCAQACNEMEVGNVQNTATGMPDKQKELDAEVRAVKSSVSEVEQDIKTLEDLQDEYDFKCKTLQNREHDSNSMSQEEYKKEQLNLQQMFLSLDRKRKDVVKEIVQLLQNTERIQAALINNELVEWKHRQQTACIGGPPNACLDQLQTWFTIVAESLQQVRQQLKKLEELEQKFTYDPDPITKNKQFLQDLTHKLFQQLIQSSFVVERQPCMPTHPQRPLVLKTGVQFTVKLRLLVKLQELNYNLKVKVLFDKDVTEKNSVKGFRKFNILGTNTKVMNMEESTNGSLAAEFRHLQLKEQKNAGSRTNEGPLIVTEELHSLSFETQLCQPGLVIDLETTSLPIVVISNVSQLPSGWASILWFNMLSTDPKNLSFFLNPPCAKWSKLSDVLSWQFSSVTKRGLNADQLSMLGEKLLGPTIGGSQDGLIPWTRFCKENINDKNFPFWLWIEGILELIKKHLLCLWNDGCIMGFISKERERALLKDQSPGTFLLRFSESSREGAITFTWVEESQNEPQFHSVEPYTKKELSAVTFPDIIRNYKVMAAENIPENPLRFLYPNIPKDNAFGKYYSRPKEAPEPMDLDGPKGTGYIKTELISVSEVHPSRLQSPENLLPMSPEEFDEVSRMVGPAEIDTVMCTHIQL; via the exons ATGTCTCAGTGGTATCAACTCCAGCAACTTGATTCCAAGTTTTTGGAGCAAGTACACCAGCTATATGATGACAGCTTTCCTATGGAGATCAGGCAGTACCTGGCACAGTGGCTGGAAAACCAGGATTG GGAACACGCGGCCAACAATATTTCATTTGCTACACTCTTATTCCAtgagctgctgtcacagcttgATGATCAATTCAGTAGGTTCTTGATAGAAAACAACTTTTTGCTGCAGCACAACATAAGGAAAAGCAAACGTAATCTTCAG GATAACTTCCAAGAAGACCCAATACACATGGCAATGATCATCCACAACTGTctgaaagaagagaggaaaatactGAACTGTGCCCAGGCATGCAATGAG ATGGAAGTAGGGAATGTACAGAACACTGCGACTGGGATGCCAGACAAACAGAAGGAGCTTGATGCCGAAGTCAGGGCTGTAAAAAGCAGTGTTTCA GAGGTGGAGCAGGACATCAAGACATTAGAGGATTTGCAAGATGAATATGACTTCAAATGTAAAACCCTGCAGAACAGAG AACATGACTCCAATAGTATGTCTCAGGAGGAGTACAAGAAAGAGCAGCTGAATCTCCAGCAGATGTTCTTATCACTGGACCGCAAGAGAAAG GATGTGGTGAAGGAGatagtgcagctgctgcagaacacAGAGCGCATACAGGCTGCCCTTATTAACAATGAGCTGGTGGAGtggaagcacaggcagcagacaGCTTGCATTGGTGGGCCCCCCAATGCCTGCCTTGACCAGCTGCAGACCTG GTTCACCATTGTGGCTGAAAGTCTACAGCAAGTTCGTCAGCAGCTCAAGAAGCTTGAGGAACTGGAACAGAAATTTACCTATGACCCTGATCCcatcacaaaaaataaacaatttctGCAGGACCTAACACACAAGCTTTTTCAGCAGCTCATCCAAAG CTCCTTTGTGGTAGAGAGGCAGCCTTGCATGCCAACACATCCTCAGAGGCCACTAGTTCTGAAGACAGGAGTGCAGTTCACTGTGAAGCTGAG ATTGCTGGTGAAACTGCAGGAACTGAACTACAACTTGAAAGTGAAAGTTTTATTTGACAA aGATGTAACTGAGAAGAACTCGGTCAAAGG GTTCAGGAAGTTTAATATTTTGGGAACAAACACAAAAGTAATGAACATGGAAGAATCTACTAATGGAAGTCTTGCAGCAGAATTCAGGCACTTG cAACTGAAAGAACAGAAGAACGCAGGGAGCAGAACCAATGAG ggtCCTCTGATTGTAACAGAAGAGCTTCACTCTCTGAGTTTTGAgacacagctgtgccagcctggttTGGTAATAGACCTAGAG ACCACATCCCTTCCCATTGTTGTGATCTCAAATGTGAGCCAGCTTCCCAGTGGATGGGCTTCTATCTTGTGGTTCAACATGCTGTCTACTGATCCCAAG AACCTGTCCTTCTTTCTGAATCCACCTTGTGCAAAGTGGTCTAAGCTTTCTGATGTTCTGAGTTGGCAGTTTTCTTCTGTAACAAAGAGAGGACTTAATGCAGATCAGCTGAGCATGCTGGGGGAGAAGCTTCTTG GGCCAACAATTGGAGGATCTCAGGATGGCCTTATTCCTTGGACAAGATTCTGCAAG gaaaatatAAATGATAAAAATTTCCCCTTTTGGCTGTGGATTGAGGGAATCCTGGAGCTTATTAAGAAACATCTCCTGTGTCTCTGGAATGATGG CTGCATTATGGGCTTCATCAGCAAAGAGAGAGAACGTGCTCTGCTGAAGGACCAGAGCCCAGGAACATTTTTATTGAGATTcagtgaaagcagcagggagggagcaatCACCTTTACCTGGGTAGAGGAATCTCAGAATG agccacagtTCCACTCAGTGGAGCCCTACACCAAGAAGGAGCTCTCTGCCGTGACCTTCCCCGACATCATCCGCAATTACAAAGTGATGGCAGCCGAAAACATCCCCGAGAACCCGCTGCGGTTCCTGTACCCCAACATCCCCAAGGACAATGCCTTTGGCAAGTACTACTCCAGGCCCAAGGAGG CACCAGAGCCAATGGATTTGGATGGTCCCAAGGGAACTGGCTACATCAAGACCGAGTTAATCTCTGTATCTGAAGT GCACCCTTCCAGGCTGCAGTCTCCAGAAAACCTGCTGCCCATGTCTCCCGAGGAGTTTGATGAGGTGTCTCGGATGGTGGGCCCCGCCGAGATCGATACCGTG ATGTGTACCCAtatccagctctga